In Tamandua tetradactyla isolate mTamTet1 chromosome 7, mTamTet1.pri, whole genome shotgun sequence, the following are encoded in one genomic region:
- the SMIM45 gene encoding small integral membrane protein 45: protein MPHFLDWFVPVYLVISVLILVGFGACIYYFEPGLQEAHKWRMQRPLVDRDLRKTLMVRDNLAFGGPEV, encoded by the coding sequence ATGCCACACTTCCTGGACTGGTTCGTGCCCGTCTACCTGGTCATCTCTGTCCTCATCCTGGTGGGCTTCGGCGCCTGCATCTACTACTTCGAGCCGGGCCTGCAGGAGGCGCACAAGTGGCGCATGCAGCGCCCCCTGGTGGACCGCGATCTCCGCAAGACTCTGATGGTGCGCGACAACCTGGCCTTCGGAGGCCCCGAGGTCTGA